From the Salmo trutta chromosome 30, fSalTru1.1, whole genome shotgun sequence genome, one window contains:
- the LOC115168372 gene encoding neuroblast differentiation-associated protein AHNAK, which translates to MRGDRRGPEPDMRGDRRGPEPDMRCDRRGPEPDMRGDRRGPEPDMRGDRRGPEPDMRGDRRGPEPDMRGDRRGPDIWDDGRGPGPDMTAPEVPGPDPDMRSPDMRVDHFTPTANFGGQRPTSTHFSSPRMISPVQRGHFEDQRGVHRPGFRPRGPRPSRFNQPRGSYPGHFPGGQPRFRFDGRQGVVRPAHASLVTPREHSIQSPSEILIETQIPSQGPPHMASPNNKGERSSNLERRDPDIGEERRNPGSDISGPDMMGPGPDMRGDRRGPGPDMRGDRRGPEIRGPDMMGPGPDMRGDRRGPDMRDSGPDIRGPGLGPDTRGDRRGPGTDMRGERRGPGPDMRGERRGPGPDMRGDGRGPGPDMRGDGRGPGPDMRGDGRGPGPDMRGDGRGPGPDMRGDGRGPGPDMRGDGRGPDMRGPGPDMRDPGPDTRGDRRGPGPDMRGPGPDMRCDRGGPGSDMRVLGPDMRDTGPDIRGPDTRGDMRGPGLDMRGPGPDMRGDRGGPGPDMRVLGPDMRGPGPDLRGDRGGPGPDMRGDRRGQGSNMRGDRRGPDMRDPGPDTRGERRRPDMRDPGPDMRGPGLGRDTRGDRRWPGQDLRGPGPDIRGPGLGPDTRGDRRGPDIRGPRTDMRGDRRDPGPDMRDPGPDMRDPGPDILGPGPDMQGPGPDMQGPGPDMQGPEPDMRTPEPDIRGPGLGPDTRGYRRGPGPDLRGPGPDMWGDRRGPGPDMRVDRRGPGPGMRGPEPDIKGPGLGPDTRGDRRGPGLDMRGDRRGPGPDMRGDRRGPGPDMRGPGPGMRDQEPDIREPGLGPDTRVDRRGTGPDMRGTWPETRGDRRGPGKDLRGLGPDMRRPGPDTRSDRRGPGPDTRDQEPDIREPGLEPDTRGDKRGPGPDLRGLEPDMRGPGPGTRGDRRGPEPDIWGPGPESRDQDPDIRGPDTRGDRRDTGPDIGWPGLWPDTRSDRRGPNMRDPGPDKRVVRRGSGPEMEVPGPETRGDRRAPGTEMRGPGPDTREQEPDIRGRGLGPDTRGDRRGPNMADPGPDKRGDRRGPGSDMRVPGPDMRGDRRGPDMWDDRRGSSPNMRGPGPDMSGAGPDMWDESRGPDRRGPGPDKRGDRRGPGPDMRGDRRWSGPDMSGAGPDMWDESTGPDMREPGPDTRGDRRWPGPDMRGPGPDTRGDGRWSGPDIRGDRRGSDISVDRRGPGPDMLGERRGPNMRDPGPDTRGPGLDMGQEMRAPDPDMRSPDIRGDHFTTTTNHFGGSRGVQSPGFHGPRGPRPSRFNQPRGSSRGYFPDNGGQPRFDGPRLVVRPLRPKGGLLPTPPEGLMSLPNNSPDAFREDQWRNSHSPDKRRTSLPIEDCEMRNYGDRENNSEERGRGVNPRDRVNFQGTAPCLSQERQLPEDNGRERGGSQGRQWDRGTGRLVSRERERVRGSEVDSPREEVDEKQKTPTEKDRDIGRATSREGEANRGGVSLHNRSISKDNDRDILKDGSGKKEEQMEGKGKTVELTDTPPQVDTPPQVDMPPQVDTPPQVDTPPQVDTPQESKGPV; encoded by the exons atgaggggtgataggagagggcCAGAGCCCGACatgaggggtgataggagagggcCAGAGCCCGACATGAGGTGTGATAGGAGAGGGCCAGAGCCCGACatgaggggtgataggagagggcCAGAGCCCGACatgaggggtgataggagagggcCAGAGCCCGACatgaggggtgataggagagggcCAGAGCCCGACatgaggggtgataggagagggcCAGACATATGGGATGATGGAAGAGGTCCAGGACCAGACATGACAGCTCCTGAAGTGCCAGGCCCAGATCCAGATATGAGAAGTCCAGACATGAGAGTGGACCACTTCACACCAACAGCTAACTTTGGAGGACAGAGACCAACATCGACTCATTTCAGCAGTCCAAGGATGATCTCACCTGTTCAAAGAGGACATTTTGAGGATCAAAGGGGAGTACATCGTCCTGGTTTCCGCCCCAGGGGTCCTCGTCCATCGAGGTTCAACCAGCCCAGAGGCTCATATCCAGGGCACTTCCCAGGGGGGCAACCACGGTTCCGTTTCGATGGTCGACAGGGAGTGGTAAGACCTGCTCATGCCTCGCTGGTAACACCAAGGGAGCACAGTATACAGAGCCCATCAGAAATTCTGATAGAAACCCAGATACCCTCACAAGGTCCTCCCCACATGGCCTCTCCAAACAACAAGGGGGAGCGGTCCAGCAATTTAGAAAGGAGAGATCCTGATAttggggaggaaaggagaaacCCAGGGTCAGACATCAGCGGTCCAGATATGATGGGACCAGGGCCTGACatgaggggtgataggagaggaCCAGGGCCAGACatgaggggtgataggagagggcCAGAAATCAGAGGTCCAGATATGATGGGACCAGGGCCAGACatgaggggtgataggagagggcCAGACATGAGAGATTCAGGGCCAGACATCAGAGGGCCAGGTCTAGGGCCAGATACaaggggtgataggagagggcCAGGAACAGACATGAGGGGTGAAAGGAGAGGTCCAGGGCCAGACATGAGGGGTGAAAGGAGAGGTCCAGGGCCAGACATGAGGGGTGATGGGAGAGGTCCAGGGCCAGACATGAGGGGGGATGGGAGAGGTCCAGGGCCAGACATGAGGGGGGATGGGAGAGGTCCAGGGCCAGACATGAGGGGTGATGGGAGAGGGCCAGGGCCAGACATGAGGGGTGATGGGAGAGGGCCAGGGCCAGACATGAGGGGTGATGGGAGAGGGCCAGATATGAGAGGTCCAGGGCCAGACATGAGAGACCCAGGGCCAGACACAAGGGGTGATAGGAGAGGTCCAGGGCCAGACATGAGAGGTCCAGGGCCAGACATGAGGTGTGATAGGGGAGGTCCAGGGTCAGACATGAGGGTTCTAGGGCCAGACATGAGAGATACAGGGCCAGACATCAGAGGGCCAGACACAAGGGGTGATATGAGAGGTCCAGGGCTAGACATGAGGGGTCCAGGGCCAGACATGAGGGGTGATAGGGGAGGTCCAGGGCCAGACATGAGGGTTCTAGGGCCAGACATGAGGGGTCCAGGGCCAGACTTGAGGGGTGATAGGGGAGGTCCAGGGCCAGACatgaggggtgataggagagggcAAGGGTCAAACatgaggggtgataggagagggcCAGACATGAGAGATCCAGGGCCAGACACAAGGGGTGAAAGGAGAAGACCAGACATGAGAGATCCAGGGCCAGACATGAGAGGGCCAGGTCTAGGGCGAGACACAAGGGGTGACAGGAGATGGCCAGGGCAGGACTTGAGGGGTCCTGGGCCAGACATCAGAGGGCCAGGTCTAGGGCCAGACACaaggggtgataggagagggcCAGACATCAGAGGTCCAAGGACAGATATGAGGGGTGATAGAAGAGATCCAGGGCCAGACATGAGAGATCCAGGGCCAGACATGAGAGATCCAGGGCCAGACATACTGGGTCCGGGGCCAGACATGCAGGGTCCAGGGCCAGACATGCAGGGTCCAGGGCCAGACATGCAGGGTCCAGAGCCAGACATGAGAACTCCAGAGCCAGACATCAGAGGGCCAGGTCTAGGGCCAGACACAAGGGGTTATAGGAGAGGGCCAGGGCCAGACTTGAGGGGTCCAGGGCCAGACATGTGGGGTGATAGGAGAGGGCCAGGGCCAGACATGAGGGTTGATAGGAGAGGACCAGGGCCAGGCATGAGGGGTCCAGAGCCAGATATCAAAGGACCAGGTCTAGGGCCAGACACaaggggtgataggagagggcCAGGACTAGACATGAGGGGTGATCGGAGAGGGCCAGGGCCAGACATGAGGGGTGATCGGAGAGGGCCAGGGCCAGACATGAGGGGTCCAGGACCAGGCATGAGAGATCAAGAGCCAGACATCAGAGAGCCAGGTCTAGGGCCAGACACAAGGGTTGATAGGAGAGGGACAGGTCCAGACATGAGAGGGACATGGCCTGAAACaaggggtgataggagagggcCAGGGAAAGACTTGAGGGGTCTAGGGCCAGACATGAGAAGGCCAGGGCCAGACACAAGGAGTGATAGGAGAGGGCCAGGACCAGACACAAGAGATCAAGAGCCAGACATCAGAGAGCCAGGTCTAGAGCCAGACACAAGGGGTGATAAGAGAGGGCCAGGGCCAGACTTGAGGGGTCTAGAGCCAGACATGAGAGGGCCAGGGCCAGGCACaaggggtgataggagagggcCAGAGCCAGACATTTGGGGTCCAGGACCAGAATCGAGAGATCAAGATCCAGACATCAGAGGGCCAGACAcaaggggtgataggagagatacAGGGCCAGACATCGGATGGCCAGGTCTATGGCCAGACACAAGGAGTGATAGGAGAGGGCCAAACATGAGAGATCCAGGGCCAGACAAGAGGGTGGTTAGGAGAGGGTCAGGGCCAGAAATGGAAGTTCCAGGGCCTGAAACAAGGGGTGATAGGAGAGCACCAGGGACAGAGATGAGGGGTCCAGGACCAGACACGAGAGAGCAAGAGCCCGACATCAGAGGGCGCGGTCTAGGGCCAGACACaaggggtgataggagagggcCAAACATGGCAGATCCAGGGCCAGACaagaggggtgataggagagggcCAGGGTCAGACATGAGAGTTCCAGGGCCAGATatgaggggtgataggagagggcCAGACATGTGGGATGATAGGAGAGGGTCTTCACCAAACATGAGGGGTCCCGGGCCGGACATGAGCGGTGCAGGACCAGACATGTGGGATGAGAGTAGAGGGCCAGATAGGAGAGGTCCAGGGCCAGACaagaggggtgataggagagggcCAGGGCCAGATATGAGGGGTGATAGGAGATGGTCAGGGCCAGACATGAGCGGTGCAGGACCAGACATGTGGGATGAGAGTACAGGGCCAGATATGAGAGAGCCAGGGCCAGACACAAGGGGTGATAGGAGATGGCCAGGGCCAGAT ATGAGAGGGCCAGGGCCAGACACAAGGGGTGATGGGAGATGGTCAGGGCCAGACATTAGGGGGGATAGGAGAGGGTCAGATATTAGTGTTGATAGGAGAGGCCCAGGGCCAGACATGTTGGGTGAAAGGAGAGGGCCAAACATGAGAGATCCAGGGCCTGACACGAGGGGTCCAGGGCTAGACATGGGTCAAGAAATGCGAGCCCCAGATCCAGACATGAGAAGTCCAGATATAAGAGGAGATcacttcacaacaacaacaaatcatTTTGGAGGATCAAGGGGAGTACAAAGTCCTGGTTTCCATGGCCCCAGGGGTCCTCGTCCCTCGAGGTTCAACCAGCCCAGAGGCTCATCTCGAGGGTATTTCCCAGACAATGGGGGGCAGCCACGGTTTGACGGTCCACGGCTAGTGGTAAGACCGTTGAGGCCTAAAGGAGGTTTACTCCCCACTCCCCCGGAGGGTCTCATGAGTTTGCCGAACAACAGTCCTGATGCTTTTAGAGAAGACCAATGGCGGAACAGTCACTCGCCTGATAAGAGGAGAACAAGCCTACCCATAGAAGACTGTGAAATGAGAAACTATGGAGACAGAGAAAATAACTCTGAAGAACGTGGCCGTGGTGTTAACCCCCGAGACAGGGTTAACTTCCAGGGCACGGCGCCCTGCTTGTCCCAGGAGAGGCAGTTGCCTGAGGACAATGGGAGAGAGCGGGGTGGCAGTCAAGGAAGACAGTGGGACAGGGGGACAGGTAGGCTTGtgagtagggagagagaaagggttagAGGGAGCGAAGTAGACAGCCCCAGAGAGGAGGTAGATGAAAAGCAAAAGACACCCACAGAAAAGGACAGAGACATTGGCAGAGCCACAAGCAGGGAAGGAGAGGCAAACAGAGGAGGTGTTAGTCTGCACAACCGTTCAATCTCAAAAGACAATGACCGAGACATTTTAAAGGATGGAAGTGGAAAGAAAGAAGAACAAATGGAGGGAAAGGGTAAAACGGTTGAATTAACAGACACGCCCCCCCAGGTAGACACGCCCCCCCAGGTAGACATGCCCCCCCAGGTAGACACGCCCCCCCAGGTAGACACGCCCCCCCAGGTAGACACGCCCCAGGAGAGTAAAGGGCCTGTTTGA